Proteins encoded together in one Ignavibacteriales bacterium window:
- a CDS encoding thioredoxin family protein has protein sequence MNVKVLGSGCSKCKALEQKVRQLDEANQLHLEIEKVTDLKEIMQYGVMMTPGLVINGVLKSFGSVPKDEQLLQWLKKE, from the coding sequence ATGAATGTCAAGGTTCTCGGATCCGGATGCAGCAAGTGCAAGGCGCTCGAGCAAAAAGTGCGTCAGCTGGATGAAGCAAATCAACTGCACCTGGAAATCGAAAAGGTCACCGACCTGAAAGAAATTATGCAATATGGAGTTATGATGACGCCAGGATTGGTTATCAACGGCGTCCTCAAAAGTTTCGGCAGTGTACCCAAGGATGAACAACTTCTACAATGGTTGAAGAAAGAGTGA
- a CDS encoding C-GCAxxG-C-C family protein — translation MKISRKDFLSSGSKYAAGAVVGVVAADSLMNKAMAGTNAAWPYPYQALDVEKVRILGHDLYYDATYGGCCFGAFAALVKASADVAGEPYTSFPTGLMLWGGGGGASWGGTCGAVAGAAAFIALVSVKADGSALESEVFGWYTQTKFPTDISNQYGVQSKYTQNKYTQTLAQNTSGSILCHASIAEWCKSAKFTESSTERKERCARLTGDVAAYAAKILNDKLASKFTPLFASPAIIAECKGCHSGTITAKMECTQCHGDHRTGTTHVAELEGVPAGYELENNYPNPFNPQTRIQFAIPAAATVDIAIYDIHGRLVRNVVASEHHESGRYAVEWDGKDNAGGRVASGPYFCRMQAGRFSATKKLTLLK, via the coding sequence ATGAAGATTTCACGAAAAGATTTTCTATCATCAGGGTCAAAATACGCGGCAGGAGCCGTCGTTGGCGTGGTGGCTGCTGATTCCCTCATGAACAAAGCGATGGCAGGCACCAATGCTGCCTGGCCATATCCGTATCAGGCACTTGACGTCGAGAAAGTCCGGATTCTGGGACACGATCTGTACTACGACGCCACATACGGCGGATGCTGCTTCGGCGCATTCGCAGCGCTTGTGAAAGCAAGCGCGGATGTCGCGGGAGAACCCTACACATCATTCCCAACCGGACTTATGTTATGGGGTGGCGGTGGTGGAGCGAGCTGGGGTGGGACGTGCGGCGCGGTGGCTGGTGCAGCGGCGTTCATCGCACTTGTCTCCGTGAAAGCTGATGGCTCTGCATTGGAGAGCGAGGTATTCGGATGGTACACGCAGACAAAATTCCCCACAGACATCAGCAACCAGTACGGTGTTCAATCGAAATACACGCAGAACAAATACACACAGACTCTCGCCCAGAATACCTCCGGCTCCATTCTCTGCCACGCCTCGATCGCAGAATGGTGCAAGAGCGCCAAGTTCACTGAGAGCTCAACAGAGCGCAAAGAACGCTGTGCCCGCCTCACGGGCGACGTTGCCGCATACGCCGCAAAGATCCTGAACGACAAATTGGCTTCGAAGTTCACTCCGCTCTTTGCTTCGCCGGCGATCATTGCCGAGTGCAAAGGCTGCCACAGCGGCACCATCACTGCAAAAATGGAGTGCACGCAGTGCCACGGCGACCACAGGACAGGCACGACGCATGTTGCGGAGCTTGAAGGCGTCCCGGCAGGCTACGAGCTCGAGAACAACTATCCAAACCCGTTCAATCCGCAAACGCGGATTCAGTTCGCAATTCCGGCTGCAGCAACCGTAGATATCGCGATTTACGATATCCACGGGCGTCTGGTGCGCAATGTGGTTGCGTCGGAACATCACGAGTCGGGCCGATACGCAGTTGAATGGGATGGAAAAGACAATGCTGGAGGACGAGTGGCCAGCGGACCGTATTTCTGTCGCATGCAGGCGGGACGTTTCTCCGCAACAAAGAAACTCACACTTCTCAAGTAA
- a CDS encoding TSUP family transporter, which translates to MGDMAGFVILGLLAGVLSGLVGLGGGFVIVPALVFIFGFSQHQAQGTTLALLVPPIGLLAAWTYYRQGFVDIRVAALIAVGFVVGSLLGARYAMTVSNETLEKVFGVALVLIGLKMIIGK; encoded by the coding sequence ATGGGTGACATGGCCGGGTTTGTCATTCTGGGTTTACTTGCTGGCGTTCTGAGCGGACTCGTGGGTCTGGGTGGTGGATTCGTGATCGTGCCTGCGCTCGTCTTCATTTTCGGGTTTTCACAACATCAGGCGCAAGGAACGACACTAGCTTTGCTGGTACCACCAATAGGGCTCCTTGCAGCATGGACATACTATAGACAAGGGTTTGTTGATATCAGGGTCGCCGCGTTGATTGCAGTTGGGTTTGTAGTCGGGAGTCTTCTTGGTGCCCGGTATGCGATGACCGTATCGAACGAAACGCTTGAGAAAGTTTTTGGGGTTGCACTCGTGCTCATCGGTCTTAAGATGATTATTGGGAAATGA
- a CDS encoding cytochrome C biogenesis protein → MLDSLFTWLTTALSEPFGIALVAALGWGVVSILLSPCHLSSIPLVIGYISSQGQQGVRRSYSLSLVFALGILITIGLIGAVTASAGRMMGDVGVWGNIIVAGVFFVVGLYLMDVITLSWGRFVPQTSYAQGWKGALLLGLIFGIGLGPCTFAYMAPVLGVVFSIASTDPMRAFSLIAAFGAGHCAVIAIAGGAAGTVQKYLNWTEQSRGATYLKRGAGALVVLAGVYYLYTAF, encoded by the coding sequence ATGCTTGACAGCCTCTTCACATGGTTGACAACAGCCCTGAGTGAGCCGTTCGGAATTGCGCTCGTAGCCGCGTTGGGATGGGGTGTTGTAAGCATTCTGCTCAGTCCATGTCACCTCTCCAGCATTCCCCTTGTCATCGGATATATCAGCAGCCAGGGACAGCAAGGGGTGAGGCGCTCGTACTCGCTCTCCCTCGTCTTTGCCCTCGGTATTCTCATCACGATCGGGCTCATCGGTGCGGTCACAGCATCAGCAGGTCGGATGATGGGAGATGTCGGCGTGTGGGGCAATATCATCGTGGCAGGAGTGTTTTTCGTTGTTGGTCTCTATCTCATGGACGTCATCACTCTCTCATGGGGCAGGTTTGTCCCGCAAACATCCTATGCTCAAGGATGGAAAGGCGCGTTGCTTCTGGGCCTGATCTTCGGCATTGGGCTCGGCCCTTGCACCTTCGCCTATATGGCGCCGGTGCTTGGCGTTGTGTTCAGCATTGCATCCACGGATCCGATGCGTGCTTTCTCGTTGATCGCGGCGTTCGGGGCAGGGCACTGTGCCGTCATTGCCATTGCCGGAGGCGCAGCGGGAACAGTCCAGAAGTATCTCAATTGGACAGAACAGTCAAGAGGCGCGACGTACCTTAAGCGGGGTGCGGGCGCGCTCGTAGTCTTGGCTGGAGTGTACTATCTTTACACCGCATTTTGA
- a CDS encoding methyltransferase domain-containing protein produces the protein MDTIEIDKRYTQLAEQECCLSCGGALDLSQPKVGEVCVDLGCGKGTDLIRLREAVGDGGSVYGVDISDGMLAKARKNIEKFGYTNVSLVRSELESIQLQGELADLIISNCTINHAKDKRAVWSEIHRILKKGGRFVVSDIYSSDPVPAEYANDPVAVAECWAGAITKGEYMKILTEAGFKDISIVEESKPYAKGKVTVVSFTVQAKKSSCNCGS, from the coding sequence ATGGACACAATCGAAATAGACAAGAGATACACACAATTGGCGGAGCAGGAATGCTGTCTTTCCTGCGGCGGGGCATTGGACCTGAGCCAACCGAAGGTTGGGGAAGTTTGTGTTGATCTGGGATGTGGCAAGGGGACCGATCTGATACGATTGCGTGAGGCGGTTGGAGACGGCGGCTCTGTCTATGGTGTCGACATTTCTGACGGAATGCTCGCGAAGGCGAGAAAGAACATCGAGAAATTCGGGTACACGAACGTTTCACTTGTCCGATCGGAGCTCGAGAGTATACAACTGCAGGGGGAGCTCGCAGATCTTATCATCTCCAATTGCACTATTAACCACGCCAAAGATAAGCGTGCGGTGTGGTCAGAAATTCATCGGATCCTGAAAAAGGGGGGGCGATTCGTCGTGAGCGACATCTACTCCAGCGATCCGGTCCCCGCGGAATATGCAAACGATCCGGTTGCTGTCGCCGAATGCTGGGCCGGAGCGATTACAAAGGGAGAATACATGAAGATTCTGACTGAGGCAGGATTCAAAGACATCAGCATAGTTGAAGAGAGCAAGCCATACGCGAAGGGAAAAGTCACCGTGGTAAGCTTCACGGTACAAGCGAAGAAGTCATCGTGCAATTGCGGATCCTGA
- a CDS encoding radical SAM protein — protein sequence MKFSQHNIFSKIADSDEYFIVNLLSGNADILSADKALEILDQRYTDVDEYVAKGYLSDEAEETTLFRKRYADFLDERDNDEVQLFFVPWYSCNFACGYCYQEGYENEHGEPGAEIVDSFFQYVQKEFAGRKKYITVFGGEPLLSGTKYRNTIRRLLDRAQEAGLETAFVTNGYNLQEYVDTLKEYRIREIQVTLDGPEQLHNIRRPLKGGGSTFEHIAAGIDKALEHNLTINLRVVVDRQNITALPALAQFAIDKGWTQHPQFKTQLGRNYELHYCQTDRSKLLTRVEMFQELYTLIQAHPEVLQFHKPAFSIAKFLFENGELPSPLYDSCPGTKTEWAFDYTGTIYSCTATVGKKEEALGTFYPTVSKREELIERWQERDVTSIKKCESCNVRLACGGGCASVAFNGTGNILSPDCRPIKELLEMGMSTYFKREFVQP from the coding sequence ATGAAATTCTCACAACACAACATCTTCTCAAAGATTGCGGATTCCGATGAATACTTCATCGTGAACCTGCTTTCCGGCAACGCAGACATCCTCTCAGCGGACAAAGCGCTGGAGATTCTCGATCAGCGGTACACAGATGTCGACGAGTATGTCGCCAAGGGATACTTGAGCGACGAGGCAGAGGAAACCACGTTGTTTCGGAAGAGATACGCGGACTTTCTTGATGAGCGTGACAACGATGAAGTACAGCTCTTTTTCGTCCCCTGGTATTCATGCAATTTCGCTTGCGGGTACTGTTACCAGGAAGGGTATGAAAACGAGCACGGCGAGCCTGGCGCTGAGATCGTCGATTCTTTCTTCCAGTATGTGCAGAAGGAGTTCGCCGGCAGAAAGAAGTACATCACGGTGTTCGGCGGGGAGCCGCTGCTTTCAGGCACAAAATACAGGAACACAATCAGGCGCTTGCTCGACAGAGCACAAGAGGCCGGCCTGGAGACCGCCTTTGTGACCAACGGCTATAACCTTCAGGAATATGTCGACACTCTGAAGGAATACCGTATTCGTGAAATTCAGGTGACGCTCGATGGGCCGGAACAGCTCCACAACATCCGTCGTCCGTTGAAAGGGGGCGGCTCGACGTTCGAACACATCGCCGCCGGTATCGACAAAGCCCTTGAACACAATCTCACGATCAACCTGCGCGTCGTTGTCGACCGGCAGAACATCACAGCTCTTCCTGCTCTTGCACAATTTGCGATCGATAAGGGGTGGACACAACACCCGCAATTTAAGACGCAGCTCGGGCGGAACTATGAGCTTCATTACTGCCAGACCGATCGGTCCAAATTGCTGACCCGCGTGGAAATGTTCCAGGAGCTCTACACGCTCATCCAAGCACACCCGGAGGTTCTTCAATTTCACAAACCAGCATTTTCAATTGCCAAATTTCTCTTCGAGAATGGAGAACTCCCCAGCCCGCTGTACGACTCGTGTCCCGGCACGAAGACGGAATGGGCATTTGACTACACCGGTACTATCTACTCGTGTACAGCAACCGTAGGGAAGAAAGAAGAGGCCCTTGGCACGTTCTATCCCACGGTGTCGAAACGGGAAGAACTGATTGAGCGATGGCAAGAACGTGACGTTACGTCAATCAAGAAATGTGAATCTTGCAACGTGCGTCTCGCTTGCGGCGGGGGCTGTGCGTCGGTCGCTTTCAACGGAACGGGGAACATCCTTTCACCCGATTGCCGTCCCATCAAGGAACTGCTGGAAATGGGGATGTCCACATACTTTAAAAGGGAGTTCGTTCAGCCATGA
- a CDS encoding thioredoxin family protein, with protein sequence MRIHYVIATIALVITAQTTLSQKKPSAAVDKKSPVTFVELGSVNCIPCRQMQPVMKAIEKKFGEQIKVVFYDVWKSEQRKYAEQYGIKLIPTQVFLDAAGKEFFRHEGFYPESEIDKLLQKQGLKIQTGR encoded by the coding sequence ATGAGAATCCATTATGTCATAGCAACAATTGCACTCGTCATTACAGCACAGACTACCTTATCCCAGAAAAAACCCTCTGCAGCAGTTGACAAGAAAAGTCCTGTCACATTTGTGGAGCTTGGCTCGGTCAACTGCATTCCATGTCGTCAAATGCAGCCCGTGATGAAGGCCATCGAGAAAAAATTCGGCGAACAAATCAAAGTAGTGTTCTATGACGTTTGGAAGTCCGAGCAGCGAAAATATGCGGAACAATACGGTATCAAGCTTATTCCGACACAGGTCTTCCTGGATGCCGCGGGCAAGGAGTTCTTTCGTCACGAGGGATTTTATCCCGAATCCGAGATCGACAAGCTCCTTCAGAAGCAGGGACTGAAGATCCAAACGGGGAGGTGA
- a CDS encoding permease, producing the protein MKLVEKHLLGSVVVLLPLWIALYAVLQQAADALVLVTGLPQGERLTEAVRFFVYEVPKVLLLLTLVVFVVGIVRSYFSPESTRAMLGGKSLFAGNMLASLLGIVTPFCSCSAVPLFIGFVEAGIPLGVTFSFLIAAPMINEIAVVLLWGLFGWQTALLYVGTGLVIAISAGFVIGKLKVERFVEDWVYQIHSTNPGMEEAAPDFRDRIQSGYSAVSDIVGKVWPYLLVGIGVGAGIHGYVPENFMAGLMGKSAWWSVPVAVLIGVPLYSNAAGIIPIVQALLAKGASLGTALAFMMSVIGLSLPETIILRKVLKLPLIFIFVGVVAFGIIIVGYLFNIVY; encoded by the coding sequence ATGAAACTTGTTGAAAAACATCTTCTTGGCTCAGTTGTAGTACTTCTTCCACTCTGGATCGCGCTGTATGCCGTCCTGCAACAAGCGGCAGATGCACTCGTGCTCGTGACAGGACTGCCGCAGGGGGAACGACTGACCGAGGCCGTGCGCTTTTTCGTTTACGAAGTCCCCAAAGTGTTGCTCCTGCTGACGCTGGTTGTGTTCGTCGTAGGTATCGTGCGCTCGTATTTCTCACCTGAAAGTACACGTGCCATGCTCGGCGGCAAGTCTTTGTTCGCAGGGAACATGCTCGCAAGCTTGCTTGGAATCGTTACGCCCTTCTGTTCCTGTTCAGCGGTTCCACTCTTTATAGGATTTGTTGAGGCAGGCATTCCGCTGGGCGTCACGTTTTCATTCCTTATTGCTGCGCCGATGATCAATGAGATAGCGGTTGTTCTGCTGTGGGGACTGTTTGGATGGCAAACTGCGCTGCTGTATGTCGGCACAGGTCTCGTCATCGCAATCTCAGCCGGGTTCGTGATTGGAAAACTCAAAGTGGAAAGGTTTGTGGAGGACTGGGTCTATCAGATCCACTCAACCAATCCTGGAATGGAGGAAGCCGCGCCTGACTTCCGTGACCGGATTCAGTCGGGATATTCCGCGGTCAGCGATATCGTGGGAAAGGTATGGCCCTACCTGCTTGTAGGTATTGGAGTAGGAGCGGGCATCCATGGCTACGTGCCGGAAAACTTCATGGCAGGATTGATGGGAAAATCCGCCTGGTGGTCCGTTCCCGTGGCCGTGCTGATCGGTGTGCCGCTGTATTCGAACGCAGCAGGAATCATCCCGATTGTGCAGGCGCTGCTGGCAAAGGGGGCGTCGCTCGGTACCGCCCTGGCTTTTATGATGTCTGTGATCGGCCTTTCGCTTCCGGAAACCATCATACTACGCAAAGTCCTCAAGCTACCACTGATTTTTATCTTCGTCGGCGTAGTTGCGTTCGGCATCATCATCGTTGGCTATCTTTTTAACATCGTCTATTGA
- a CDS encoding metalloregulator ArsR/SmtB family transcription factor, translated as MKKSADLKAEILVALAHPNRIRIVELLRKDVLCNCELAPALELEQSNLSRHLKILVHAGILTSWKDGLRVNFKVTDDRIFKILDVAAAIARLESEKKAEALKA; from the coding sequence ATGAAGAAATCGGCAGACTTAAAGGCAGAAATCCTGGTCGCACTCGCACATCCAAATCGCATTCGCATCGTTGAGCTCCTCCGGAAGGACGTTCTCTGCAATTGCGAGCTCGCTCCCGCGCTGGAGCTTGAACAGTCGAACCTCTCCCGCCATCTAAAAATCCTTGTCCATGCAGGCATTCTCACGTCGTGGAAAGACGGATTGCGGGTAAACTTCAAGGTAACTGACGACCGCATCTTCAAGATACTTGACGTTGCCGCTGCCATTGCCAGGCTTGAATCAGAAAAAAAGGCAGAAGCCCTCAAAGCATAA
- a CDS encoding thioredoxin family protein produces MNIKVLGSGCMNCKTLHRRTEEALSELHLQATIEKVEAYQDIAAYGILKTPGLVIDEKVVLAGFVPPVEKLKEILLAHQSPQ; encoded by the coding sequence ATGAATATCAAGGTTCTTGGATCAGGCTGCATGAACTGCAAGACACTCCACCGTCGCACAGAGGAAGCGTTGAGCGAACTTCATCTTCAAGCGACAATCGAAAAAGTGGAGGCCTATCAGGATATCGCCGCGTATGGCATTCTGAAGACGCCCGGTCTGGTCATTGACGAGAAGGTAGTCCTGGCGGGTTTTGTGCCGCCTGTGGAAAAGCTGAAAGAAATTCTCCTCGCCCACCAGAGCCCGCAATGA
- a CDS encoding FAD-dependent oxidoreductase, whose amino-acid sequence MSDLIRYIKTEDFENTVLNGGDVVLDFYSSECPPCEALAAKFEPLSEIYGRDITFLKIFRQENRELATKLGVSSSPTLLFFRNGERIGEQLTGGIKRSDIVRNLGLFLTQERSEELRRSIRPVKTECDVIILGAGPAGLATAIYTAQAKLKTIVVDRELPGGQVKVTHLVSNYPGFSEPISGYELMHHMSEQAKGAGADFRTAVEITSIDLVHKNIVVDGFETIKAKKIIIATGSSPRILGVKGEREYRGQGISYCATCDAKYYEGKDVVVIGGGNSAIEESLFIAKFARSVTIVHQFDTLQANKTAQEKAFANPKIKFVFEHEPREFIKEGTSVRKVVIEDLKTKHLKTIECDGVFIFAGMKPNLDEFSRYFELDQWGYIKTDSNTRTNIPDVYAVGDVASKSFRQITTAVSDGTVAAIAVSKELEAA is encoded by the coding sequence ATGAGTGATCTGATTCGATACATCAAGACAGAAGACTTCGAGAACACTGTGCTCAACGGGGGTGACGTGGTGCTCGATTTCTATTCATCCGAATGCCCGCCGTGTGAGGCGCTGGCAGCAAAGTTTGAACCGCTCAGCGAGATCTACGGCCGCGACATCACGTTTCTCAAGATCTTCCGTCAGGAAAACAGAGAATTGGCAACAAAACTCGGAGTCTCCTCTTCGCCGACACTCCTGTTTTTCCGAAACGGTGAGCGCATTGGTGAACAACTGACCGGAGGTATCAAGAGATCCGATATTGTCAGAAATCTGGGGTTGTTCCTGACACAGGAACGGTCGGAGGAGCTTCGTCGGAGCATTCGGCCGGTGAAGACGGAGTGCGATGTGATTATTCTGGGGGCGGGTCCGGCTGGACTGGCGACAGCCATTTACACCGCACAGGCAAAGTTAAAGACGATCGTAGTGGACCGGGAACTGCCTGGCGGACAGGTGAAGGTGACACACCTCGTGAGCAACTATCCCGGATTTTCGGAGCCAATTTCCGGTTACGAATTGATGCACCATATGTCTGAGCAAGCCAAAGGCGCGGGGGCGGATTTTCGCACTGCAGTTGAAATTACATCAATCGACCTTGTCCACAAGAACATTGTCGTGGATGGCTTTGAGACGATCAAAGCGAAGAAGATTATTATTGCGACCGGCTCTTCCCCGCGGATTCTTGGTGTGAAGGGGGAGAGAGAATACCGCGGGCAGGGAATTTCCTATTGCGCCACCTGCGACGCAAAGTACTATGAGGGGAAGGATGTCGTTGTCATCGGTGGGGGCAATTCTGCAATTGAAGAGTCGCTGTTCATTGCAAAATTCGCGCGGAGCGTGACCATCGTACACCAGTTTGATACGCTGCAGGCGAACAAAACCGCTCAGGAAAAAGCGTTTGCCAACCCGAAAATCAAGTTTGTCTTCGAGCACGAACCGAGAGAGTTCATTAAAGAGGGAACAAGTGTCCGGAAGGTTGTGATCGAAGATTTGAAAACGAAACATCTGAAGACGATTGAGTGTGATGGAGTATTTATATTCGCGGGAATGAAACCCAACCTCGATGAATTCAGCCGTTACTTTGAGTTGGACCAGTGGGGATATATCAAGACCGATTCGAACACGCGAACCAACATCCCGGACGTGTACGCGGTTGGTGATGTCGCGAGCAAATCATTCCGGCAGATAACTACTGCAGTATCGGATGGAACGGTCGCAGCAATAGCTGTTTCGAAAGAGCTGGAAGCCGCCTGA
- a CDS encoding sigma-54 dependent transcriptional regulator translates to MNILVVDDEASQRSILSGYLKKKRHVVYEADSVARAIERFAASSVDAILTDFQMPHGTGVDLLKAAKNVHSQAAVIIMTAFGTIEGAVTAMREGAFDYLTKPINLDELDVLLRRIEELHQLKSENQLLREQLAERHSFAGIISQSAAMEGILSSAARVAQSSAAVLIRGESGVGKELIAKAVHFASDRKDKPFVAVNCAALNENLLESELFGHEKGAFTGADRQRRGRFEMANGGTLFLDEIGDIPPATQVRLLRVLQEHQFERVGGSDTIQVDVRVIAATNKDLEDAIGHGTFREDLFYRLNVIAIEIPPLRKRRQDIAPLLELYLIRFGKENKRKRLSFTKEAWDMLLRYDYPGNVRELENIVQRAVIMSRGEHVSTDDLPQVVRSLKTESMIPETNSPLSFADQVEKLEKDLIFDALRTNGGNQSKAAKKLGLSERNLRYRLGKWGVK, encoded by the coding sequence ATGAATATTCTCGTTGTCGATGATGAAGCTTCCCAACGCAGCATTTTGTCGGGCTATCTGAAGAAGAAGCGTCACGTTGTCTACGAAGCCGACAGTGTCGCCCGTGCGATCGAGCGTTTCGCAGCAAGCTCTGTCGACGCGATTCTGACGGATTTTCAAATGCCGCACGGGACAGGTGTTGATCTGCTCAAGGCTGCGAAAAATGTTCACTCGCAAGCTGCCGTGATCATCATGACGGCATTCGGAACCATCGAAGGTGCGGTGACTGCGATGCGGGAAGGGGCATTCGACTATCTTACGAAGCCCATCAACCTCGATGAACTCGATGTGTTGTTGCGTCGGATTGAAGAACTTCACCAGCTGAAGTCGGAAAACCAGCTATTGCGGGAGCAGCTGGCTGAGAGACATTCCTTTGCCGGGATCATTTCGCAGTCAGCGGCCATGGAGGGGATTCTCAGTTCGGCAGCTCGGGTTGCCCAGAGTTCCGCCGCAGTGTTAATCCGTGGTGAGAGCGGTGTGGGGAAAGAACTCATCGCAAAAGCAGTTCATTTCGCCAGCGACCGCAAGGATAAACCATTCGTTGCGGTGAACTGCGCAGCGCTGAACGAAAACCTGTTGGAAAGCGAGCTATTCGGGCATGAAAAGGGGGCGTTCACCGGTGCAGACAGACAGCGTCGCGGCAGGTTCGAGATGGCAAATGGGGGGACGCTGTTCCTCGATGAGATTGGAGATATTCCACCCGCGACTCAGGTGAGACTCCTGCGCGTGCTGCAGGAACATCAATTTGAACGCGTGGGCGGATCGGACACCATTCAAGTCGATGTTCGAGTCATCGCTGCAACGAACAAGGATCTTGAAGATGCGATCGGACACGGGACGTTTCGTGAAGACCTGTTCTACCGTCTGAACGTGATTGCGATCGAGATCCCACCACTGCGAAAACGACGTCAAGATATTGCGCCTCTCCTGGAGCTATACCTGATTCGATTTGGCAAGGAGAACAAAAGAAAAAGACTCAGCTTCACGAAAGAAGCATGGGACATGCTCTTGCGCTATGATTATCCGGGCAATGTGCGCGAGCTCGAGAACATTGTTCAGCGGGCCGTCATCATGTCACGCGGTGAGCATGTCTCGACCGACGATTTGCCGCAGGTGGTTCGTTCACTCAAGACAGAATCCATGATTCCTGAGACGAACTCTCCCCTCTCATTTGCAGATCAAGTAGAAAAGCTCGAAAAAGATCTCATCTTCGATGCTCTTCGCACGAATGGCGGCAATCAATCGAAGGCCGCGAAGAAACTCGGACTTTCCGAACGTAACCTACGTTATCGTCTCGGGAAGTGGGGTGTGAAGTAG
- a CDS encoding MarR family transcriptional regulator yields the protein MEEYKRAAVEIIRLGLWNHRVQNTLAKTAALPVYQLECLLFLYLDHPESAGSLAEKLDVHKSTLSKLLSALQERGLIERALGDPDRRTERLTLTDAGLKLVESVQSRAEEIAIALLQLLPEERRSQFMGCVRTITSNEVPVHTETARSTTESSHVQTNT from the coding sequence ATGGAAGAATACAAAAGAGCGGCGGTTGAGATCATAAGGCTTGGTCTCTGGAATCATCGCGTTCAGAACACATTGGCAAAGACAGCGGCTCTCCCGGTCTATCAGTTGGAGTGCTTGCTGTTTCTGTACCTCGATCATCCGGAATCGGCCGGCAGTCTCGCCGAGAAACTCGATGTTCACAAGAGTACTCTCTCAAAACTGTTGTCCGCACTCCAGGAGCGGGGCCTCATTGAAAGGGCGCTTGGTGATCCGGATCGTCGAACGGAACGATTGACGCTTACTGACGCCGGTCTCAAGTTAGTCGAAAGCGTCCAATCAAGGGCCGAAGAAATTGCTATAGCTCTTCTGCAGCTCCTCCCTGAAGAACGACGATCTCAGTTTATGGGTTGTGTCCGCACGATCACCTCGAACGAGGTTCCTGTCCATACCGAAACTGCACGCAGTACCACAGAATCGTCTCACGTACAAACTAATACTTGA